One window of the Acinonyx jubatus isolate Ajub_Pintada_27869175 chromosome A2, VMU_Ajub_asm_v1.0, whole genome shotgun sequence genome contains the following:
- the ZNF467 gene encoding zinc finger protein 467 — protein sequence MRETFEALSSLGFSVGQPEMAPQSEPGEGSHNTQEQMSPPREDSVLGTCSGHEAPRPEEGAQTEEAEAPCRGGQACAPQKAEPPSSCPGDEWMIRKVKVEEEDQEAEEEVEWPQHLSLLPGPFPAPDLGPLAAAYKLEPGAPGTLGGLALVGWAPTSEKPYGCGECERRFRDQLTLRLHQRLHRGEGPCACPDCGRSFTQRAHMLLHQRSHRGERPFPCSECDKRFSKKAHLTRHLRTHTGERPYPCAECGKRFSQKIHLGSHQKTHTGERPYPCTECEKRFRKKTHLIRHQRIHTGERPYQCAQCSRSFTHKQHLVRHQRVHEAAGRAPPSPDAPASPGSPAPSPTPSPPGPKPFSCSDCGLSFGWKKNLATHQRLHRSEGRPFGCDECALGTTVDPAAAEPSACAPGGTPATQGAPAGERSFFCQDCGRGFAHGQHLARHQRVHTGERPFACPQCGRRFGSRPNMVAHSRAHSGARPFACAQCGRRFSRKSHLGRHQAVHTGSRPHACAVCARSFSSKTNLVRHQAIHTGSRPFSCPQCGKSFSRKTHLVRHQRIHGEAAHPASDADLSAPAWPTPTEVAAPPLFF from the exons ATGAGAGAGACCTTTGAGGCCCTCAGCTCCCTGG GGTTCTCTGTGGGACAGCCTGAGATGGCCCCCCAAAGTGAGCCTGGGGAAGGGTCCCATAATACCCAGGAGCAGATGTCCCCTCCCAGGGAAGACAGCGTGCTGGGCACATGCTCAG GGCATGAAGCCCCCAGACCAGAGGAAGGTGCCCAAACTGAAGAAGCTGAAGCTCCCTGCAGAGGAGGCCAGGCATGTGCACCACAGAAGGCTGAGCCCCCGAGCTCCTGCCCAG GGGACGAGTGGATGATTCGCAAggtgaaggtggaggaggaggatcaggaggcagaagaggaggtcGAATGGCCCCAACACCTCTCATTACTCCCCGGCCCTTTCCCCGCGCCGGACTTGGGGCCTCTGGCAGCCGCGTACAAGCTGGAGCCGGGGGCCCCGGGGACACTGGGTGGACTGGCGCTGGTCGGGTGGGCCCCGACCTCGGAGAAGCCCTACGGCTGCGGGGAGTGCGAGCGGCGGTTCCGGGACCAGCTGACCCTGCGGCTGCATCAGAGGCTACACCGCGGCGAGGGCCCCTGCGCCTGCCCGGACTGCGGCCGCAGCTTCACGCAGCGCGCGCACATGCTGCTGCACCAGCGCAGCCACCGCGGCGAGCGGCCTTTCCCCTGCTCCGAGTGCGACAAGCGCTTCAGCAAGAAGGCCCACTTGACCCGCCACCTGCGCACGCACACCGGCGAGCGGCCCTACCCGTGCGCCGAGTGCGGCAAGCGCTTCAGCCAGAAGATACACCTGGGCTCGCACCAGAAGACGCACACGGGCGAGCGGCCCTACCCCTGCACCGAGTGCGAGAAGCGCTTCCGCAAAAAGACGCACCTGATCCGCCACCAGCGCATCCACACCGGCGAGAGGCCCTACCAATGCGCGCAGTGCTCGCGCAGCTTCACGCACAAGCAGCACTTGGTGCGGCATCAGAGGGTGCACGAGGCGGCCGGCCGCGCCCCGCCCTCGCCCGACGCGCCCGCCTCGCCGGGttcccccgccccgtcccccaccccgtcccctccCGGACCCAAGCCTTTCTCCTGCTCCGACTGCGGCCTGAGCTTCGGCTGGAAGAAGAACCTCGCCACGCACCAGCGTCTGCACCGCAGCGAGGGGCGCCCCTTTGGCTGCGACGAGTGCGCCCTGGGTACGACCGTGGACCCCGCCGCCGCCGAGCCCTCGGCCTGCGCGCCCGGAGGCACACCGGCGACCCAGGGCGCCCCCGCGGGCGAGCGGTCCTTCTTCTGCCAGGACTGCGGGCGCGGCTTCGCCCACGGGCAGCACCTGGCGCGGCACCAGCGGGTGCACACGGGCGAGCGGCCCTTCGCCTGCCCGCAGTGCGGCCGCCGCTTCGGCTCGAGGCCCAATATGGTCGCCCACTCCCGCGCCCACAGCGGCGCCAGGCCTTTCGCCTGCGCGCAGTGCGGCCGCCGCTTCAGCCGCAAGTCGCACCTGGGCCGCCACCAGGCGGTGCACACGGGCAGCCGGCCCCACGCCTGCGCCGTCTGCGCCCGCAGCTTCAGCTCCAAGACCAACCTGGTGCGCCACCAGGCCATCCACACGGGCTCCCGCCCCTTCTCCTGCCCGCAGTGCGGCAAGAGCTTCAGCCGCAAGACCCACCTGGTGCGGCACCAGCGCATCCACGGCGAAGCCGCCCACCCGGCCTCCGACGCCGACCTCTCGGCCCCAGCCTGGCCCACTCCCACAGAGGTGGCAGCGCCCCCGCTCTTCTTCTGA